A stretch of the Medicago truncatula cultivar Jemalong A17 chromosome 5, MtrunA17r5.0-ANR, whole genome shotgun sequence genome encodes the following:
- the LOC120580650 gene encoding RNA polymerase II degradation factor 1-like: protein MDQLEQEVHELRGEVTTLRAEVEKLTSLVSSLMATNDLPLVQQRPQSPYQPMCPQKPRQQTPRQSIPQNQVPQKFIPQNQVQKASQCDPIPVKYADLLPILLKKNLIQTLPLPRVPNSLPPWYRPDLNCVFHQGAPDIKVLFQQQHLAPHSVAAVRPITNVVQDPGYQPQFQQYQQQPRQQAPRIKFDPIPMKYGELFPYLLERNLVQTRPPPPIPKKLPARWRPDLFCLYQKHEASFQQEKARPHECQESGLVLKSYTI from the exons ATGGATCAACTTGAGCAAGAGGTCCACGAGCTTCGTGGAGAAGTAACAACACTTAGggctgaggtagagaagttaactagccttgtatcttcattgatggctaCAAACGATCTACCGCTTGTCCAACAAAGGCCTCAATCACCATATCAGCCAATGTGCCCTCAAAAGCCTCGACAACAGACTCCTCGGCAGTCTATCCCTCAGAATCAGGTTCCTCAGAAGTTCATTCCGCAAAATCAGGTCCAAAAAGCATCTCAGTGTGACCCGATTCctgtgaaatatgcggatttgcttcccattttgcttaAGAAGAACCTTATTCAAACCCTACCACTTCCTCGGGTGCCGAATTCGCTGCCACCTTGGTATCGCCCTGACCTCAACTGTgtattccatcaaggggcaccag ATATAAAAGTgctatttcaacaacaacatctggcTCCTCACTCTGTTGCCGCTGTTAGACCCATCACCAATGTTGTCCAAGATCCGGGTTATCAGCCCCAGTTtcagcaatatcaacaacagcctCGACAGCAGGCTCCAAGAATTAAATTTGATCCGATTCCAATGAAATATGGGGAGTTGTTTCCCTATTTGCTTGAGAGGAACCTTGTCCAGACTAGGCCACCTCCTCCAATACCGAAGAAATTGCCGGCTCGATGGAGACCTGAtctcttttgt TTATATCAAAAGCATGAAGCAAGTTTTCAACAAGAGAAGGCTCGTCCCCATGAATGTCAAGAGAGTGGCCTTGTGCTCAAAAGTTATACTATCTGA